The following are encoded together in the Montipora foliosa isolate CH-2021 chromosome 12, ASM3666993v2, whole genome shotgun sequence genome:
- the LOC137980953 gene encoding melanocyte-stimulating hormone receptor-like: MTGLLEPTLYCSEELTEGIISHLICLAVFNIVFSITALVGNSLIFVALQKDTSLHPPSKVLLRNLAASDCFVGLLQPLFATYLLSLVHQRWQLCVYTFIICTITASMLVEVSYLTIASISVDRLLAILLGLRYRQVVTIKRVYAVVITFWVFPIVGVVVGFYSHNAWEIFTVSKLIISLIASIYCYIRIFARLHRHGIQVQDNAQVSTNQTISLNIAPYRKTVYSALWVKLALGLCYLPYLFAAPFLYPKIRMRQASGFYFFMLEAFISLTFFNSSLNPVLYCWKIKEVRRAMKDTFRELCCLRND; this comes from the coding sequence ATGACTGGACTGCTTGAGCCAACACTGTATTGCTCGGAAGAACTAACTGAAGGTATAATCAGCCATTTGATATGTCTTGCAGTGTTCAACAttgttttttccataactgCACTTGTGGGAAATTCTCTGATCTTCGTCGCCCTTCAAAAGGATACCTCGCTTCATCCGCCTTCCAAAGTATTGCTTCGCAATCTGGCTGCAAGTGATTGCTTTGTTGGCCTCCTTCAACCACTTTTTGCTACATACTTGTTGTCTTTGGTGCATCAACGATGGCAGTTGTGTGTCTACACCTTTATCATATGCACTATAACAGCCTCCATGTTAGTTGAAGTGTCGTACTTGACAATAGCTTCCATAAGCGTGGACAGACTTCTGGCTATCTTGTTAGGACTCAGGTACAGGCAAGTTGTAACCATCAAGCGAGTATATGCAGTTGTTATTACCTTTTGGGTTTTTCCAATTGTCGGCGTCGTTGTTGGGTTTTACAGTCACAATGCATGGGAaattttcacggtctccaaacTGATAATCTCCCTGATAGCATCCATCTATTGCTATATACGAATTTTTGCCAGGCTGCATCGCCATGGAATTCAAGTTCAAGACAATGCCCAGGTTTCAACGAACCAAACAATTTCACTGAACATAGCACCATACAGAAAGACAGTGTATAGTGCATTGTGGGTGAAGCTGGCATTGGGACTTTGTTACTTGCCATATTTATTTGCAGCACCATTCCTTTATCCAAAAATCCGAATGAGACAAGCTTcaggtttttatttttttatgttggAGGCCTTCATAAGTCTCACCTTTTTCAATTCATCGTTAAATCCAGTTCTCTATTGCTGGAAGATCAAAGAAGTGAGACGAGCCATGAAAGACACGTTCAGAGAGCTGTGTTGTTTACGGAATGATTAG